In Musa acuminata AAA Group cultivar baxijiao chromosome BXJ2-8, Cavendish_Baxijiao_AAA, whole genome shotgun sequence, one genomic interval encodes:
- the LOC103996411 gene encoding putative germin-like protein 2-1 — translation MAASYVILLLAALLALVSSPSMARDPGALQDLCVADNTSNVFVNGFVCKDPKLVKAEDFFFSGLDKPRNTTNKVGSNVTLLNANRIPGLNTLGISMARVDYAPFGLNPPHIHPRATEIQTVLEGSLYVGFVTSNPDNRLVTKVLRKGDVFVFPQGLIHFQFNYGTNKAVALSGLSSQNPGVITIANSVFGSKPAISDDILAKALGVDKKIVDRIQAHF, via the exons ATGGCTGCTTCCTACGTCATCCTCCTCCTCGCCGCTCTCCTTGCTTTGGTTTCTTCCCCTTCCATGGCCCGCGATCCCGGTGCTCTCCAGGACTTGTGTGTTGCGGATAACACATCCAATG TGTTCGTCAACGGATTTGTCTGCAAGGATCCAAAGCTCGTCAAAGCCGAGGACTTCTTCTTCTCCGGTCTCGACAAGCCTCGCAACACCACCAACAAAGTCGGCTCCAACGTGACGCTCCTAAACGCGAACCGAATTCCCGGCCTCAACACCCTCGGCATCTCCATGGCCCGGGTGGACTACGCGCCGTTTGGCCTTAACCCTCCTCACATCCATCCCCGGGCGACGGAGATTCAGACGGTGTTGGAAGGCTCGCTCTACGTCGGATTCGTCACCTCCAACCCCGACAACAGGCTCGTCACCAAAGTGCTTCGCAAGGGTGATGTTTTTGTGTTCCCCCAAGGCCTCATCCACTTCCAGTTCAACTACGGCACCAACAAGGCCGTCGCACTCTCCGGTCTCAGCAGCCAAAACCCGGGGGTGATCACCATTGCCAATTCCGTCTTCGGCTCCAAACCGGCCATCTCGGATGATATCCTCGCTAAGGCCCTCGGGGTGGACAAGAAGATCGTAGACCGGATTCAGGCTCATTTCTAG
- the LOC135618298 gene encoding putative germin-like protein 2-1, with protein sequence MAASYILLLSALLALAASPAMAGDPSALQDFCVADNTSDVFVNGLACKDPKLVKAEDFFFSGLDKPRNTTNKVGSNVTLLNANRIPGLNTLGISMARVDYAPFGLNPPHIHPRATEILTVLEGSLYVGFVTSNPDNKLFTKMLTKGDVFVFPQGLIHFQFNHGTKNAVALAALSSQNPGLITIANAVFGSKPAISDDVLAKAFHVDEKTVHRIQAQF encoded by the exons ATGGCTGCGTCCTACATCCTCCTCCTCTCTGCTCTCCTTGCTTTGGCTGCCTCTCCAGCCATGGCTGGGGATCCCAGTGCCCTCCAAGACTTTTGTGTCGCGGACAACACATCCGATG TGTTTGTGAACGGATTAGCCTGCAAGGATCCAAAGCTCGTCAAAGCCGAAGACTTCTTCTTCTCCGGTCTCGACAAGCCTCGCAACACCACCAACAAAGTCGGCTCCAACGTCACGCTCCTAAACGCGAACCGAATTCCCGGCCTCAACACCCTCGGCATCTCCATGGCCCGGGTGGACTACGCGCCGTTTGGCCTTAACCCTCCTCACATCCATCCCCGGGCGACGGAGATCCTGACGGTGTTGGAAGGCTCGCTCTACGTCGGATTCGTCACCTCCAACCCCGACAACAAGCTCTTCACCAAAATGCTCACCAAGGGTGATGTGTTTGTGTTCCCCCAGGGCCTGATCCACTTCCAATTCAACCATGGCACCAAGAACGCCGTCGCGCTTGCGGCTCTCAGCAGCCAAAACCCCGGGCTGATCACCATCGCCAATGCTGTCTTCGGATCCAAACCGGCCATCTCGGACGATGTCCTCGCTAAGGCATTTCACGTGGACGAGAAGACCGTACATCGGATCCAGGCACAATTCTAG